Proteins encoded in a region of the bacterium genome:
- a CDS encoding enoyl-CoA hydratase/isomerase family protein — MVGSLGSGEQGETILNDRSEVGREIERNASASLVDLGGGAACVVFHSKLNTLDLDIVQMLDTALDRLERDFAALVIGNPAKDFSVGGNLQLLVLGAAEGRWDEIDRAVRQFQYVTLRIRKAPKPVIGAPSGRTLAGGAELCLACARLQAAAETYMGLVETGVGLVPAGGGTMEMVKRAQARIPAEVAADLLPLVQWTFETIALAKVSRSASEARAWGYLREHDGITTNAGRLIEDAKDAALAVARLGYRPSGPGRIRVIGQRGRAALWALLYNLKAGGHITPYDEVVGRKLAHVMAGGDVPEGAWVSEEYLLDLEREAYLSLLGEAKTQERIRHLLRTGTPLRN, encoded by the coding sequence GTGGTGGGGTCGCTGGGCAGCGGTGAGCAGGGGGAGACGATCCTGAACGATCGTTCGGAGGTCGGTCGCGAGATCGAACGCAATGCCTCCGCGTCCCTGGTCGACCTCGGCGGGGGCGCCGCGTGCGTGGTGTTCCATTCCAAGCTGAACACGCTCGACCTCGACATCGTCCAGATGCTGGATACCGCCCTTGATCGTCTGGAGCGCGACTTCGCCGCCCTCGTGATCGGAAACCCGGCCAAGGATTTTTCGGTCGGCGGAAATTTGCAATTGCTCGTGCTCGGCGCTGCGGAAGGGAGATGGGACGAGATCGACCGAGCGGTCCGGCAGTTCCAGTACGTCACCCTGCGCATCCGGAAAGCACCGAAGCCGGTGATCGGTGCCCCTTCCGGCCGGACTCTCGCAGGTGGAGCAGAGCTCTGTCTTGCCTGTGCGCGCCTGCAGGCGGCTGCGGAGACGTACATGGGGCTTGTCGAGACCGGGGTGGGTCTGGTCCCCGCCGGCGGCGGGACGATGGAGATGGTGAAGCGGGCCCAGGCGCGCATCCCGGCAGAGGTCGCCGCCGACCTGCTGCCGCTCGTCCAGTGGACGTTCGAGACCATCGCGCTGGCCAAAGTGTCCCGGTCGGCAAGTGAGGCCCGGGCGTGGGGCTATCTGCGCGAGCACGACGGCATCACCACGAACGCCGGCCGGTTGATCGAGGACGCTAAGGATGCGGCGCTGGCCGTCGCCCGGCTCGGCTACCGGCCCTCGGGGCCGGGCCGCATCCGTGTGATCGGACAGCGCGGCCGGGCAGCGCTCTGGGCTCTGCTCTATAATCTGAAGGCCGGCGGCCACATCACCCCCTACGACGAGGTCGTCGGGAGGAAGCTCGCCCACGTCATGGCCGGAGGGGATGTCCCCGAAGGGGCGTGGGTGTCCGAGGAGTACCTGCTGGACCTGGAGCGGGAGGCCTACCTGAGCCTGCTGGGGGAGGCCAAGACACAGGAACGAATCCGCCATCTGTTGCGGACCGGCACGCCGCTCCGCAACTAG
- a CDS encoding acetyl-CoA C-acyltransferase encodes MRDAVIVSAVRTAVGKAPRGTLKDTRPDEMAAVVIREAVRRVPGLAPDAVEDVVLGCAMPEGEQGLNVARVASLRAGLPVGTSAQTVNRFCSSGLQAIAIASYEVMVGQVDVAVAGGVESMSLVPRRGNKYAPNPHLAAEWPEVFISMGLTAENVARRFNISRVDQDAFSLRSHERAAAARASGRFRDEVVQLAVMRWEEEDGRPRGRETVFEVDEGVRPDTSLDRLAALAPAFARDGTVTAGNSSQTSDGAAAAVVMAGEVAERLGVRPLGIFRSFAVAGVAPEVMGVGPVEAVPKALNHAGVRLQDVDLIELNEAFAAQSLAVIRVLDLDEERLNVNGGAIALGHPLGCSGARMTATLLHEMRRRRARYGVVTMCVGGGMGAAGVFERP; translated from the coding sequence ATGCGGGACGCCGTGATCGTCTCGGCCGTCCGGACCGCGGTCGGCAAGGCGCCGCGGGGGACGTTGAAGGATACCCGGCCGGACGAGATGGCCGCGGTAGTGATCCGAGAGGCGGTGCGGCGGGTGCCCGGGCTTGCCCCCGACGCCGTGGAGGACGTCGTGCTCGGCTGCGCGATGCCCGAGGGGGAACAAGGGCTCAACGTGGCCCGCGTCGCCTCATTGCGCGCCGGCCTCCCGGTAGGGACCTCGGCCCAGACCGTGAACCGCTTTTGCTCGTCAGGCCTCCAAGCCATCGCGATCGCATCCTACGAGGTGATGGTTGGCCAGGTGGATGTAGCCGTGGCGGGCGGGGTCGAGAGCATGAGCCTCGTGCCGCGGCGAGGGAACAAGTACGCGCCGAACCCGCACTTGGCCGCGGAGTGGCCGGAGGTGTTCATCTCGATGGGCCTGACCGCGGAGAATGTGGCCCGGCGGTTCAACATCTCTCGCGTCGATCAGGATGCGTTCAGCCTGCGCAGCCACGAGCGCGCGGCGGCCGCCCGGGCCTCGGGCCGTTTCCGGGACGAGGTGGTCCAGCTCGCCGTGATGCGGTGGGAGGAGGAGGATGGGCGTCCGCGCGGGCGCGAGACCGTGTTCGAGGTCGACGAGGGAGTCCGCCCCGACACCTCGCTGGACCGGCTCGCGGCGTTGGCTCCTGCGTTCGCCCGTGACGGGACGGTGACGGCGGGCAACTCGTCGCAGACGAGTGACGGCGCAGCGGCCGCGGTCGTCATGGCCGGTGAGGTCGCGGAGCGGCTCGGTGTGCGGCCGCTCGGCATCTTCCGCTCGTTCGCCGTAGCGGGGGTGGCCCCGGAGGTCATGGGCGTGGGACCCGTGGAGGCGGTCCCGAAAGCGCTCAATCACGCGGGGGTCCGCCTCCAGGACGTCGACCTCATCGAGTTGAACGAGGCGTTCGCCGCACAATCGCTCGCGGTGATCCGGGTCCTCGACCTGGACGAGGAGCGGCTGAACGTGAACGGGGGTGCCATCGCCCTCGGGCACCCGCTGGGGTGCTCCGGGGCGCGGATGACGGCGACGCTCTTGCACGAAATGCGGCGCCGGCGGGCGCGGTATGGGGTGGTGACGATGTGCGTCGGCGGAGGCATGGGCGCTGCCGGCGTCTTCGAACGACCGTAG
- a CDS encoding ABC transporter substrate-binding protein: MRRWGALVIVAALIAIGPSGAGAQAPLIKVGVPGPLQLAVGQGIVYGLELAAGEINAAGGILGRKLTLVPEDEAENPEVGIAAIRKLIESNKVDVLIGGQTSGVVLAQLPHISRGKIIYLGVGASSPLITEQVRKDYANFKYLFRVTPVNSTYLGFALADFVDEFVKTELKATKIAIVGENLVWVQGVLPAMERRLAEKQGLQVVYKELFDVRTTDFSPMFAKARAAGAQFVVPLMSHASSDVVVKAYASLKVPVPWGGIDVKQQEADACEKLGGASVGEVILFGSPPLKVAVTPKSIPFLEKYTDRFKRAPVYTSFGAYDAMYIYKAAVEKAQTLDPEKVIPFLEKTDYVGASGHVVFDEVHDVRYGPGYAVETMVQWQDGCKRALIWPRNLATGKYAPLAWLR; encoded by the coding sequence ATGAGGCGATGGGGAGCGCTCGTAATCGTCGCGGCCCTGATCGCGATCGGGCCGTCCGGCGCAGGCGCGCAGGCGCCGTTGATCAAGGTAGGTGTCCCGGGTCCTCTGCAACTGGCCGTCGGGCAAGGTATTGTGTACGGTTTGGAGCTCGCCGCCGGTGAGATCAACGCCGCCGGGGGGATTCTCGGACGCAAGCTCACCCTGGTGCCGGAGGACGAGGCCGAGAATCCCGAGGTCGGCATCGCCGCCATCCGCAAGCTGATCGAGAGCAACAAGGTCGACGTCCTGATCGGGGGACAGACGAGCGGCGTCGTCCTCGCGCAACTCCCGCACATTTCCCGCGGCAAGATCATCTACCTGGGGGTGGGAGCCTCTTCGCCGCTGATCACCGAGCAGGTCAGAAAGGACTACGCCAACTTCAAGTACCTCTTTCGAGTCACTCCGGTGAACTCCACGTACCTGGGCTTCGCCCTCGCCGACTTCGTCGACGAGTTCGTCAAGACCGAACTCAAGGCGACGAAGATCGCGATCGTCGGGGAGAACCTGGTCTGGGTGCAGGGGGTGCTCCCGGCGATGGAACGCCGGCTCGCCGAGAAGCAGGGCCTCCAGGTCGTCTACAAGGAGCTGTTCGACGTCCGGACCACGGACTTCAGCCCCATGTTCGCCAAGGCGCGCGCCGCCGGAGCCCAATTCGTCGTCCCCCTCATGTCCCACGCGTCCTCCGATGTGGTGGTGAAGGCCTACGCGTCCCTCAAGGTTCCGGTTCCCTGGGGCGGCATCGACGTGAAGCAACAAGAAGCCGACGCCTGCGAGAAGCTCGGCGGCGCCTCGGTGGGAGAGGTCATCCTGTTCGGGAGCCCGCCGCTCAAGGTGGCCGTCACACCGAAGTCGATTCCGTTTCTTGAGAAGTACACCGATCGGTTCAAGCGTGCGCCCGTCTACACCTCGTTCGGCGCGTACGACGCGATGTATATCTACAAGGCGGCCGTGGAGAAAGCGCAGACGCTCGACCCGGAGAAGGTCATTCCATTTCTCGAGAAGACCGACTACGTCGGGGCCAGCGGCCACGTGGTCTTCGACGAGGTGCACGACGTCCGCTACGGCCCTGGGTACGCGGTTGAGACGATGGTGCAGTGGCAGGACGGGTGCAAGCGGGCGTTGATCTGGCCGAGAAACCTCGCCACCGGAAAGTACGCCCCGCTCGCCTGGCTGCGGTAA
- a CDS encoding branched-chain amino acid ABC transporter permease: protein MADVLILGAINSAIYAMLALGFTLIFGVGRVVNLAHGSFYAMGVYIAYTLVVVLGLPLLVGTAAAVLAVAAVGLAMDRVLIRPLRHSVLAVLIITVVFALLSEQVIFAFYGYTSRNIPSFTTTTLNVLGVTVAGQRAIAFAVGGIALGLVWLLVYRTRFGSAILAVAQDREAATYLGIDVEHVSRTVMVLSAALAATAGVLVAPVLVVSPQMWVLPLIKSFAVVILGGLGSIPGSLLASVLLGYSETAVSRFASSALSELVPLVLILVTLVVRPSGLLGRRIEL from the coding sequence ATGGCAGATGTCCTGATCCTCGGCGCGATCAACAGCGCCATCTACGCCATGCTGGCCCTCGGCTTCACCCTGATCTTTGGGGTCGGCCGCGTGGTCAACCTGGCCCACGGATCGTTCTATGCCATGGGGGTGTACATCGCCTACACCCTGGTGGTCGTGCTCGGCCTTCCGCTCCTGGTCGGGACGGCCGCGGCCGTGCTCGCCGTCGCGGCGGTCGGCCTGGCAATGGACCGAGTGCTGATCCGCCCGCTCCGGCACTCGGTCCTCGCCGTGCTGATCATCACCGTGGTGTTCGCCTTGCTCTCGGAACAAGTGATCTTCGCGTTTTATGGCTACACGTCGCGCAACATTCCCTCGTTCACGACGACCACGCTGAACGTCCTGGGGGTGACCGTCGCCGGTCAGCGCGCCATTGCATTCGCGGTTGGAGGAATCGCGCTCGGCTTGGTTTGGCTCCTCGTCTACCGGACACGCTTCGGCAGCGCCATCCTGGCGGTCGCGCAGGACCGAGAGGCGGCCACGTACCTGGGCATCGATGTGGAACACGTTTCGAGGACGGTCATGGTGCTGTCCGCGGCCCTCGCGGCGACGGCCGGCGTCCTCGTCGCCCCTGTGCTTGTCGTCAGCCCGCAGATGTGGGTCCTGCCGCTCATCAAGTCGTTCGCCGTCGTCATTCTGGGCGGATTGGGGAGCATCCCCGGGAGCCTGCTCGCGTCCGTGCTTCTGGGGTACTCGGAGACCGCAGTCTCACGGTTTGCCAGCAGCGCCCTCTCCGAGCTCGTCCCGCTCGTGTTGATCCTCGTCACCCTCGTGGTCAGGCCGTCAGGGCTGCTTGGCAGACGGATCGAGCTCTAA
- a CDS encoding branched-chain amino acid ABC transporter permease produces MDELSEHPPVPAAMSGMRTAAPGVAVLLALALVPLAVRDRYFLSVFTLANLYAAIAASWDLLSGYTGRENFGHALFIGTGAYTAALLNTRLHLSPALGIAAGGVVVVAFAILVGVPTLRLRGPYFALATLAVAGIMERLTLLLWPLTGGEDGVYGVQPLSLSAPTTYYATLAFMAVVVVGLYWATRSKWGMVLRAIRANEMACEASGLNTTVYKMGALLLSALPAGLAGGLYAHVQEHVGPSVYSAALSVTVIIMAVIGGIGTIYGAAAGGFLLTALGEVLRGFGSYRLLLFSAILLPVILYWPGGVIVQLVGWLRERERWRC; encoded by the coding sequence GTGGATGAACTGAGCGAGCATCCGCCGGTTCCCGCCGCGATGTCCGGCATGCGCACGGCCGCTCCGGGTGTCGCGGTGTTGCTGGCGCTCGCCCTGGTGCCGTTAGCCGTTCGAGATCGGTACTTCTTGAGCGTGTTTACCCTGGCCAACCTGTACGCGGCGATCGCGGCGAGCTGGGACCTCCTCTCCGGTTACACGGGCCGGGAGAACTTTGGACACGCATTGTTCATCGGCACGGGGGCATACACGGCGGCCCTCCTCAACACGCGTCTCCATCTGTCTCCCGCGCTGGGGATCGCCGCGGGAGGGGTGGTGGTGGTGGCGTTCGCGATCCTTGTGGGCGTGCCCACCCTCAGGCTTCGGGGGCCGTACTTCGCGCTTGCGACCCTCGCGGTCGCGGGAATCATGGAGCGCCTGACGCTCTTGCTGTGGCCGCTCACCGGGGGCGAAGACGGGGTCTACGGCGTCCAGCCGCTGTCGCTCTCAGCGCCCACCACCTACTACGCAACCCTGGCGTTCATGGCGGTGGTGGTGGTCGGGCTCTATTGGGCCACGCGGAGCAAGTGGGGCATGGTCCTGCGTGCGATCCGCGCCAACGAAATGGCGTGCGAGGCCTCCGGGCTCAATACCACGGTCTACAAGATGGGCGCGCTGCTCTTGAGCGCCCTGCCCGCCGGATTGGCGGGCGGGCTGTATGCTCACGTGCAGGAACACGTGGGCCCGTCCGTCTATTCAGCGGCCCTGTCGGTCACCGTGATCATCATGGCCGTCATCGGCGGCATCGGCACCATCTACGGGGCCGCCGCGGGTGGGTTTCTCCTGACGGCGTTGGGGGAGGTCCTTCGCGGGTTCGGGTCGTACCGGCTTCTGCTCTTTTCGGCGATCCTGCTCCCGGTGATTCTGTACTGGCCTGGCGGGGTGATCGTCCAGCTCGTGGGGTGGCTCCGGGAGCGTGAGCGATGGCGCTGCTGA
- a CDS encoding ABC transporter ATP-binding protein produces the protein MALLTTEGLTKRFGGLTAVDAVTFAVEAGDLVGIIGPNGAGKTTLFSLLSGFLRPDLGAVVFKDRRISGRPPHRIVDQGLARTFQVVRPFTNMTVLDNVATACVSPRARRMAGGRDVWLHAMEIIAAVELEKKAAQPVETLPFGDLRRLEIARALATHPELLLLDEPFSGLSILEAAPLVTLIGTLARRGTTILIVEHKLRELMQLVTRVIVMQFGQIIAEGPPAVVAQSPRVVEAYLGGTMSVPLR, from the coding sequence ATGGCGCTGCTGACCACGGAAGGGCTGACCAAACGCTTCGGCGGCTTGACCGCGGTGGACGCGGTGACCTTTGCGGTTGAAGCGGGAGACCTCGTCGGGATCATCGGGCCAAACGGCGCCGGCAAGACGACGCTCTTCAGTCTGTTGTCGGGATTCCTCCGCCCCGATCTCGGGGCCGTGGTTTTCAAGGATCGCCGGATCTCGGGCCGCCCGCCGCACCGGATCGTCGACCAAGGGCTGGCCCGGACCTTCCAGGTCGTGCGGCCGTTTACGAACATGACCGTCCTGGACAATGTGGCCACGGCCTGCGTTTCGCCCCGGGCGCGCCGGATGGCCGGCGGTCGGGACGTCTGGCTGCATGCCATGGAGATCATCGCCGCGGTAGAGCTGGAGAAGAAGGCCGCCCAGCCGGTGGAGACCCTTCCGTTCGGGGACCTGCGCCGGTTGGAGATCGCGCGGGCTCTCGCCACGCACCCGGAACTCCTCCTGCTCGACGAACCGTTCTCCGGCCTCAGTATCTTGGAAGCCGCCCCTCTGGTGACGCTCATCGGCACCTTGGCCCGGCGGGGGACGACGATCCTGATCGTCGAGCACAAGCTCCGCGAGCTGATGCAGTTGGTGACACGTGTGATCGTCATGCAGTTCGGTCAGATCATCGCAGAAGGGCCGCCGGCGGTGGTCGCGCAGTCGCCTCGCGTCGTCGAGGCCTATCTGGGTGGAACCATGTCGGTCCCGCTGCGATGA
- a CDS encoding ABC transporter ATP-binding protein, with protein MTAVLDLRDLRVAYGRALALDGITLAIEEGEAVAVLGPNGAGKTTLLRAISRTTPATGSVRFLGNELLRLPPHLVARLGIAHCPERRRLFPELSVLKNLLLGAYGRRDHQVLEEDLERVFRLFPALRDRRPQIAATLSGGEQQMVALGRALMARPRLLMLDEPSIGLAPLIKAAIRESLHEICQGGITLLLVEQDAAFALSLANRAYVLESGQVRLSGPSEALRGDPRVREAYLGIA; from the coding sequence ATGACCGCCGTCCTGGATCTCCGTGACCTCCGTGTCGCCTACGGGCGGGCGCTCGCGCTCGACGGGATCACGCTCGCGATCGAGGAGGGAGAAGCCGTCGCCGTCCTCGGTCCGAATGGGGCGGGGAAGACCACCCTCTTACGGGCGATCTCCCGAACGACGCCGGCGACCGGATCCGTCAGGTTCCTCGGCAACGAACTGCTGCGCCTGCCGCCCCATCTGGTCGCTCGGCTGGGCATCGCCCACTGTCCGGAACGCCGGCGTCTCTTTCCCGAGCTCTCGGTGCTGAAGAACCTCCTCCTGGGCGCGTACGGGCGCAGGGATCATCAGGTCCTCGAGGAGGATCTCGAACGAGTCTTCCGTTTGTTCCCCGCGCTCCGGGATCGCCGCCCGCAAATCGCCGCGACCCTCTCGGGCGGTGAGCAACAGATGGTGGCCTTGGGTCGCGCGTTGATGGCCCGTCCCCGGCTGCTCATGCTCGACGAGCCGTCGATCGGATTGGCCCCACTCATCAAAGCCGCGATCCGCGAGAGCCTCCACGAGATATGTCAGGGGGGTATCACCCTCCTCTTAGTGGAGCAGGATGCCGCTTTTGCGCTTTCCCTGGCCAACCGGGCGTACGTCCTGGAGTCGGGACAAGTCAGACTCAGTGGGCCAAGCGAGGCGCTCCGGGGGGATCCACGCGTCAGGGAAGCCTACCTCGGGATCGCCTAG
- the gatC gene encoding Asp-tRNA(Asn)/Glu-tRNA(Gln) amidotransferase subunit GatC: MIDDRTVARVARLSRLELSPEELERFRHQLGDILAYVQRLNALDLGDAPPADHPRTAANVLREDEVRPCLSQEEALANAPVAENGYFVVPPVIIEEPSE, from the coding sequence ATGATCGACGATCGCACCGTCGCCCGCGTGGCCCGGCTCAGCCGGCTGGAACTCTCGCCAGAGGAGCTTGAGCGGTTCCGCCATCAACTCGGGGACATCCTGGCGTACGTGCAGCGGCTCAACGCGCTGGATCTCGGCGACGCGCCTCCCGCGGATCATCCGCGGACCGCGGCGAACGTCCTGCGCGAAGACGAGGTCCGTCCGTGCCTCAGCCAGGAGGAGGCGCTCGCCAACGCGCCCGTCGCTGAGAACGGGTACTTCGTGGTCCCCCCGGTGATCATCGAGGAGCCTTCCGAGTGA
- the gatA gene encoding Asp-tRNA(Asn)/Glu-tRNA(Gln) amidotransferase subunit GatA — translation MSALADLTACDLRAKFRRGETSPTEVVRAVFERIDAEDGRLHAYLYLDRDAALAEAARWDAVVRGEDAPPLAGIPVALKDNICTRHSPTTCGSRILAGFRSPYDATVVTRLRRSGAIIVGKANCDEFAMGSSTENSAYGPTRNPWDETRVPGGTSGGPTAAVAAGEATLALGSDTGGSIRQPAAFCGVVGMKPTYGRVSRYGLVAFASSLDQIGPIARSVVDAALLLEAIAGQDPADSTSADVEVPAYADGLITSLRGMRLGIVKEFFAEGLDAGVAAAVREAIETCRALGAACEEVSLPHASYALPAYYIIAPAEASSNLARYAGVQYGHRTADAPDLVTLYSRTRREGFGAEVKRRIMLGTYALSAGYYEAFYLRALRVRTRIRQDFDAAFERFDALVGPVTPTSAFRLGEKVDDPLQMYLSDVYTVPLNLAGLPGISVPCGFVGGLPVGLQVVGRAFGEQTILNVAHAFEQATEFHTRRPPRGRAARGASAAKRAP, via the coding sequence GTGAGCGCGCTTGCCGACCTCACGGCCTGCGACCTCCGCGCAAAGTTTCGCCGGGGCGAGACATCCCCCACGGAGGTCGTCCGGGCGGTGTTCGAGCGCATCGACGCGGAGGACGGGCGGCTCCACGCGTATCTCTATCTCGATCGCGACGCCGCGCTCGCCGAGGCGGCCCGGTGGGATGCCGTGGTGCGCGGGGAGGATGCGCCTCCGCTTGCCGGGATCCCGGTTGCGCTCAAGGACAACATCTGCACGCGGCACTCGCCGACGACGTGCGGGTCCCGGATCCTCGCCGGATTTCGGTCGCCGTACGACGCCACCGTGGTGACGCGCCTCCGTCGATCCGGCGCGATCATCGTGGGCAAAGCGAATTGCGACGAGTTCGCGATGGGCAGCAGCACGGAGAACTCCGCCTACGGACCCACCCGCAACCCCTGGGACGAGACCCGAGTACCCGGCGGCACGAGCGGCGGCCCGACCGCCGCGGTCGCGGCCGGGGAAGCGACCCTGGCCCTCGGGTCGGACACGGGCGGCAGCATCCGCCAGCCCGCGGCGTTCTGCGGCGTGGTCGGGATGAAACCCACCTACGGGCGGGTGTCGCGGTACGGACTCGTCGCGTTCGCGTCCTCGCTCGACCAGATCGGCCCGATCGCCCGGAGCGTGGTGGACGCCGCCCTTCTGCTCGAGGCGATCGCGGGACAGGATCCGGCCGACTCCACCTCCGCGGACGTGGAGGTCCCCGCGTATGCCGACGGCCTCATCACGAGCCTCCGCGGCATGCGGCTCGGCATCGTCAAGGAGTTCTTCGCCGAAGGCCTCGATGCCGGCGTCGCCGCGGCGGTGCGCGAGGCGATCGAGACCTGCCGCGCGCTCGGGGCGGCCTGCGAGGAGGTCTCGCTGCCCCACGCGTCCTACGCGCTGCCGGCGTATTACATCATCGCGCCGGCGGAGGCGAGCAGCAATCTGGCTCGCTACGCCGGGGTCCAGTACGGACACCGGACCGCTGACGCCCCCGACCTGGTGACGCTCTACTCGCGAACGCGGCGCGAGGGGTTCGGCGCCGAAGTGAAGCGGCGGATCATGCTCGGCACCTATGCGCTCTCGGCCGGGTACTACGAGGCATTCTACCTTCGAGCCTTGCGGGTGCGGACGCGGATCCGCCAGGATTTCGATGCGGCGTTCGAGCGGTTCGATGCGCTAGTCGGCCCGGTGACGCCCACGTCGGCGTTCCGCCTCGGCGAGAAGGTCGATGACCCGCTGCAGATGTATCTCTCGGATGTCTATACCGTTCCGCTGAACCTCGCCGGCCTTCCCGGGATCTCGGTGCCCTGCGGGTTTGTGGGCGGGCTTCCGGTGGGCCTGCAGGTCGTTGGCCGCGCCTTCGGCGAGCAGACGATCCTCAACGTGGCGCACGCGTTCGAGCAGGCCACGGAGTTCCACACCAGGCGGCCGCCACGTGGGCGCGCGGCCCGTGGAGCGTCCGCCGCGAAGAGGGCCCCGTAA
- the gatB gene encoding Asp-tRNA(Asn)/Glu-tRNA(Gln) amidotransferase subunit GatB — MARVDAGLRHETVIGLEVHVQLSTASKMFCGCAVAFGAPPNTRTCPVCLGLPGSLPVLNRRAVDLGIRTALALGCHINPVSQFHRKNYYYPDLPKNYQISQYEYKDHPPLASGGLMRVSTGDEVMEIGIRRVHLEEDTGKLVHAEGRSLVDYNRCGTPLMEVVTEPDLHSPEEARLFLIHLRAMLQFAEVTSGRLEEGTLRCDANLSLRPAGGPHGTRTEIKNMNSLRSVERALRFEEARQRQALERGEEVVQETRHWDEDREVTFSSREKEEAQDYRYFPEPDLTPLQIDAPWVDRIRAGLPELPEARRRRFVEAFGIPEHDAGLLTATRAMAEFFEETVRRFVKPKIVSNWLIGDVAAYLNAAGREIEELPLRPDHLAGLLMLVDTGKLSGRSAKEVLEEMLRTGRPADAIVQERGLVQISDEAMLAAVVQEVIVEHPGPVGDVRAGKDQAVTFLVGQVMKKTRGRANPAMVNRLVREQLGVA, encoded by the coding sequence ATGGCCCGCGTCGACGCCGGCCTCCGTCATGAGACCGTGATCGGCTTGGAAGTGCACGTGCAGCTCAGTACGGCCAGCAAGATGTTCTGCGGATGCGCCGTCGCGTTCGGCGCCCCGCCCAATACCCGTACGTGTCCCGTCTGCTTGGGGCTGCCGGGATCGTTGCCGGTGCTCAACCGTCGAGCCGTCGACCTCGGCATCCGGACCGCCTTGGCCCTGGGGTGCCACATCAACCCCGTGAGCCAATTTCACCGGAAGAACTACTATTATCCCGACCTGCCGAAGAACTATCAGATCTCCCAATACGAGTACAAGGACCACCCGCCGCTTGCGTCCGGCGGCCTGATGCGCGTGTCCACCGGTGACGAGGTCATGGAGATCGGAATCCGGCGGGTCCATCTTGAGGAAGATACCGGGAAGCTCGTGCACGCGGAGGGCCGAAGCCTGGTCGACTACAATCGCTGCGGCACTCCCCTCATGGAGGTGGTGACCGAGCCCGACCTGCACTCGCCCGAGGAGGCCAGGCTCTTCCTCATCCACCTGCGGGCGATGCTCCAGTTTGCCGAAGTGACGAGCGGCCGGCTGGAGGAGGGCACGCTCCGATGCGACGCCAACCTCTCGCTGCGGCCGGCCGGCGGTCCGCACGGGACGCGCACCGAGATCAAGAACATGAACTCCCTCCGCTCGGTGGAGCGGGCGCTCCGATTCGAGGAAGCCCGGCAGCGGCAGGCGCTCGAGCGTGGCGAGGAGGTCGTGCAGGAGACGCGCCACTGGGATGAAGACCGCGAGGTCACCTTTTCCTCTCGCGAGAAGGAGGAGGCGCAGGACTACCGCTACTTCCCGGAGCCGGACCTCACCCCGCTTCAGATCGACGCGCCGTGGGTCGATCGGATCCGGGCGGGCCTTCCCGAGCTGCCCGAGGCTCGGCGGCGCCGGTTCGTCGAAGCATTCGGCATCCCCGAGCACGATGCGGGGCTGCTCACGGCGACCCGGGCGATGGCGGAGTTCTTTGAGGAGACGGTCAGGCGGTTTGTTAAACCCAAGATCGTCAGCAATTGGCTCATCGGTGACGTCGCTGCGTACCTGAACGCCGCGGGCCGCGAGATTGAGGAACTCCCACTCCGTCCGGACCACCTCGCGGGCCTCTTGATGCTCGTCGACACGGGGAAGCTGAGCGGCCGGTCCGCGAAAGAGGTGCTCGAGGAGATGCTCCGCACCGGACGGCCCGCGGACGCGATCGTCCAGGAGCGGGGCCTGGTGCAGATCAGCGATGAAGCGATGCTGGCCGCCGTCGTGCAGGAGGTGATCGTGGAACACCCCGGGCCGGTGGGGGATGTGCGCGCGGGGAAGGACCAAGCGGTGACCTTTCTGGTCGGCCAGGTGATGAAGAAGACCCGGGGCCGCGCGAACCCGGCGATGGTCAATCGCCTGGTCCGAGAGCAGCTCGGTGTCGCGTAG